In candidate division TA06 bacterium, the sequence TATGGTGGAGTTCCACAAAGCCGAAGAAGAAAAAGACAACAGCGGGCAAAAAATTGCCGTAAAACTACCGGGCGCAAAAGGTCTGTGGAAGCCATTTCCAATAGAGTACAAGCGGGGCAAGTCCAAAACCCACCAGGCCGACGAAGTTCAGCTTTGCGCCCAGGCCATGTGCTTAGAAGAAATGCTGAAGGTCACCATCCCGGTTGGCGCTTTGTTCTACGGCGCAACCCGGCGGCGGCAGGAAGTGGCGTTTACGTTATCTTTGAGGGAACTAACCGAAACTACTACCATAAAGCTGCACGAATTAATGTCTAAGGGTATTACTCCGCCGCCGAATTACGACAAGGGCAAGTGTGATCGCTGTTCTTTGCTGGAGATTTGCCGGCCGCAGGCATTGGATAAAAGAAGCGCGGAGGCATATCTAAAAAGAATGCTTGTTACTTTGCAAAAGGAGACGTAAAATGGATGACAAAAGGCTGACAAAACGGCGTCAGGGTCTACGCGGCCAAGCGCCGTTGCGCCATCCGGTGTTTTGGGCACACGACGGCGCAAGTTATCAGGGCTTTATCTGCGATATCAGCCTGGGCGGCTGCTATGTCAGCTCTATAACAATACCACCTGCCGGTTCCGAGGTGATAATCAGTTTGCCTTATTTGAAAACTTCCGGCGAATTGATAGGTATCAAGGCCAGGGTTATGGCTCAGCGGAGAAAGTATTCAGGCTTTGGCTTGGTTTTCAGCGGGCTTAATGAGAAACAGGCACTGGCCGTTTCTTTAGCCATATTGCAAAGCGAGCAAATCAGCGAAGGCCGGCACAGCGGTAAAAAATAAAATTATTTGATAATGCGGATGCTGCCGAATATATGAAGAAGCTGCTTAACACCCTGTACGTCACCACCCAGGGCGCATACCTGCATCAGGAGGGCGAGGCGGTGGTGGTAAAAGTGGAAAGCCAGGAAAAATTGCGCCTGCCCATTCATACCTTGGGCGGGATCGTCTGTTTCGGCAATGTGCTATGCAGTCCATTTTTGCTGGGCCTGTGCGGTGAGCGCGGGGTAGGGGTAAGCTATTTGACCGAGCATGGCCGGTTCATGTCCCGGATGCAGGGGCCGGTCAGCGGCAATATCCTTTTGCGCAAAGAACAATACCGCAAGGCCCAAACGCCAAATGAGGCTTGCGAGGTTGCCCGTAACCTGCTGACCGGCAAATTGACTAACATGCGGACGGTGCTGAGGCGGGCGGTGCGCGACCATCCGGAAAGCGACAAGGACAATGCTATGGCCCAGGCTTCGGACCGGCTGGATTACATGATAAACAAGATCGGCCAGACGGACGATATTGACGCTTTACGCGGCCTGGAAGGAGACACCGCCCGTTCGTATTTTGCGCTGTTTGACCGGATGATCACGGCGGATAAGGAGTCTTTCTACATGCGCGAGCGCAGCCGTCGTCCGCCATTAGACAATTTGAACGCCCTGCTTTCTTTTCTTTATACTTTATTGACGCACGATGCGGTGGGTGCATGTGAAGGCGTGGGGCTGGACCCGCAGATGGGTTTTTTGCATGCCATGCGTCCGGGCAGGCCCAGCCTGGCCTTGGACCTGATGGAGGAGTTTCGTTCCGTGATAGCCGACAGGCTGGCCTTATCGCTTATCAACCTAAGGCAGATAAACGGCAAGGGATTCAAGACCACCGAGACCGGCGCAGTGGTAATGGACGATGAAACCCGCAAGACTGTGCTGGTGTCCTACCAGAAACGCAAGCAGGAAGAGATCATGCACCCCTATTTACAGGAAAAAGCGCCGGTGGGGTTGTTGCTCCATTTGCAGGCGCTGTTTTTAGCCCGGCACTTGCGCGGCGATATTGACGGCTACCCGCCGTTCTTCTGGAGGTAAGGATATGATGGTATTGGTAAGCTATGATGTTTCCACTACCACCAGGGAGGGTAGAAAACGGTTGCGTCAGGTGGCTAAAGCCTGCAAAGACTACGGAATAAGGGTCCAATATTCCATATTTGAATGCAATGTTGATCCGGCTCAATGGACCGTCCTTAAAAACAGGTTGCAGGGAATATATAAACCGGAAATGGACAGTTTAAGGTTTTATTTTCTGGGCGGTAATTACAAACATAGGATTGAGCATTTGGGAGCCAAGTCTGCGGTGGATGTGGAGGAACCGCAGATAATATGATTGTGCGAACGTAAAGCGTACAGTAAAATCCCGGTATGTTCGCAGAACTTGGGAATGCTTGATAATAGCGACTATTTTGTATTTACGCGATTTTAATTTATCTTTTCGGAAGCGACTTCAGGTGTTTTCGCAAAATAATATCTTTGCTCGGTTGAATAATAAGA encodes:
- a CDS encoding PilZ domain-containing protein, producing the protein MDDKRLTKRRQGLRGQAPLRHPVFWAHDGASYQGFICDISLGGCYVSSITIPPAGSEVIISLPYLKTSGELIGIKARVMAQRRKYSGFGLVFSGLNEKQALAVSLAILQSEQISEGRHSGKK
- the cas2 gene encoding CRISPR-associated endonuclease Cas2 is translated as MMVLVSYDVSTTTREGRKRLRQVAKACKDYGIRVQYSIFECNVDPAQWTVLKNRLQGIYKPEMDSLRFYFLGGNYKHRIEHLGAKSAVDVEEPQII
- the cas4 gene encoding CRISPR-associated protein Cas4, with translation MHADDDLLPISALQHLTYCPRQCALIHVEQVWSENLFTAEGRVMHDKAHDGGTESRGDVRTATGVRLVSHKLGLTGQADMVEFHKAEEEKDNSGQKIAVKLPGAKGLWKPFPIEYKRGKSKTHQADEVQLCAQAMCLEEMLKVTIPVGALFYGATRRRQEVAFTLSLRELTETTTIKLHELMSKGITPPPNYDKGKCDRCSLLEICRPQALDKRSAEAYLKRMLVTLQKET
- the cas1c gene encoding type I-C CRISPR-associated endonuclease Cas1 codes for the protein MKKLLNTLYVTTQGAYLHQEGEAVVVKVESQEKLRLPIHTLGGIVCFGNVLCSPFLLGLCGERGVGVSYLTEHGRFMSRMQGPVSGNILLRKEQYRKAQTPNEACEVARNLLTGKLTNMRTVLRRAVRDHPESDKDNAMAQASDRLDYMINKIGQTDDIDALRGLEGDTARSYFALFDRMITADKESFYMRERSRRPPLDNLNALLSFLYTLLTHDAVGACEGVGLDPQMGFLHAMRPGRPSLALDLMEEFRSVIADRLALSLINLRQINGKGFKTTETGAVVMDDETRKTVLVSYQKRKQEEIMHPYLQEKAPVGLLLHLQALFLARHLRGDIDGYPPFFWR